The following are encoded in a window of Dysidea avara chromosome 4, odDysAvar1.4, whole genome shotgun sequence genomic DNA:
- the LOC136254358 gene encoding uncharacterized protein gives MRGPDPSSISQTSEINKLMNTIKDLNASIVSLTETITLLQSSVNNTNQSDQTAGNTSTSLNISSEASVNTSANITNTKARNTDRNHNIVIYGIQECPPNMPRVARSKLDLEKVLPILNTIDTSIGDTSINDIHRLGKFSADNNRPRPILVKFLRTLDASTVLFNRSKTKKPILIKPDMTPEERKIESILLHERWNLIQQGIDRKAIKLRNGQILINNRLHGIVTDFKFVNSSSGSSTTSSTSASIAPDSVPNQQPSVPNQNQ, from the exons ATGCGCGGGCCTGACCCGTCCAGCATTTCTCAAACTAG TGAAATAAACAAATTAATGAATACCATTAAAGACCTAAACGCCAGCATAGTTTCACTTACAGAAACAATCACCCTACTACAGTCATCTGTCAACAACACAAATCAATCAGACCAGACAGCAGGCAACACATCGACATCTCTTAACATCTCATCAGAAGCCAGTGTCAATACTTCTGCAAATATAACCAATACCAAAGCCAGAAATACTGACAGAAACCACAACATTGTCATCTATGGTATCCAGGAGTGCCCTCCAAATATGCCAAGAGTCGCCAGATCTAAACTTGACTTGGAGAAAGTTCTCCCGATCCTTAACACCATCGACACTAGTATTGGTGATACTTCAATCAATGACATTCACCGTTTGGGAAAATTCTCAGCTGATAACAATCGTCCAAGACCAATACTAGTTAAATTTCTCCGTACACTTGATGCCAGCACTGTCTTATTCAACAGAAGCAAAACCAAAAAACCTATCCTGATTAAACCTGACATGACACCTGAAGAGAGAAAGATAGAATCAATCCTTCTTCATGAACGTTGGAACCTTATTCAACAAGGAATAGACCGTAAGGCTATAAAACTTCGCAACGGTCAGATTCTTATCAACAACAGACTTCATGGCATAGTTACAGACTTCAAATTTGTTAATTCCTCCAGTGGTTCATCTACTACAAGCTCTACATCTGCTAGTATTGCACCCGACTCTGTCCCTAATCAACAACCCTCTGTTCCTAATCAAAATCAATGA